One segment of Pyrococcus sp. ST04 DNA contains the following:
- the ilvD gene encoding dihydroxy-acid dehydratase: MRSDVVKKGIERAPHRSLFKAMGLTDEELDRPLIGIANSFNELIPGHVHLRRIADAVKAGIRMAGGTPLEFNTIGICDGIAMNHSGMRYSLPSRELIADSVELVAQAYHFDGIVMIASCDKIIPGMLMAMARLDIPGIFVSGGPMLPGRFRGEYVDVKTVFEAVGAVKAGKMSEEELKLLEDFACPGCGSCAGMFTANTMNALTEALGVSMPWNGTAPAVYAHRIRIAKETGMQIVKLVENDIRPSEIMTREAFEDAIAVDMALGGSTNTVLHLMAIAHEAGVDLTLDDFDRISEITPTLAKLSPAGKHFVLDLYEAGGILGVMKRLAEKGLIHEDRITVTMKKVKELLEKAFVARNDVIRPITDPYHPRGGIMILRGSLAPEGAVIKISAVSGIEHFEGTAKVYDSEEDATRAILGGEIEKGDVVVIRYEGPKGGPGMREMLTPTSAIAGMGLDRDVALITDGRFSGATRGISIGHVSPEAAEGGPIALVENGDIIRIDLKAKRVDLLVDEEELERRRREWKPKMKPLKGYLKRYSLLVTSSNTGAVYRE; the protein is encoded by the coding sequence ATGAGAAGCGATGTGGTAAAGAAGGGCATTGAAAGGGCTCCTCACAGATCTCTTTTTAAGGCTATGGGATTAACAGACGAGGAATTAGACAGGCCTCTAATAGGAATAGCGAATTCCTTCAACGAGCTGATACCAGGGCATGTTCATTTGAGAAGGATAGCCGATGCCGTCAAGGCAGGAATAAGGATGGCCGGAGGAACACCTCTTGAGTTCAACACAATTGGAATTTGTGACGGAATAGCGATGAATCACTCCGGAATGAGGTATTCACTTCCGTCGAGAGAACTAATTGCAGACAGCGTTGAGCTAGTTGCGCAGGCTTATCACTTCGATGGCATCGTTATGATAGCGTCCTGTGATAAGATAATCCCTGGAATGCTCATGGCAATGGCTAGACTCGATATACCGGGGATATTTGTCTCTGGAGGTCCAATGCTTCCCGGCAGATTCAGGGGAGAATATGTCGATGTTAAAACAGTATTTGAGGCTGTTGGGGCTGTAAAAGCTGGAAAAATGAGTGAGGAAGAGTTAAAGCTTTTAGAGGACTTCGCCTGTCCTGGCTGTGGATCCTGTGCAGGGATGTTTACTGCAAATACTATGAACGCTTTAACAGAGGCATTGGGTGTCTCAATGCCATGGAATGGAACGGCTCCTGCCGTATATGCCCACAGAATCAGGATAGCAAAAGAGACAGGAATGCAGATAGTCAAGCTCGTTGAAAATGATATAAGGCCGAGCGAGATAATGACAAGAGAGGCGTTTGAAGATGCTATAGCAGTTGATATGGCACTAGGCGGCTCAACGAATACTGTTCTTCATTTAATGGCCATAGCTCACGAGGCAGGAGTTGACTTAACCCTTGACGACTTTGACAGAATTAGTGAAATTACACCCACTCTAGCGAAACTTAGCCCCGCAGGTAAACACTTTGTTCTCGACCTATATGAGGCAGGAGGCATACTTGGTGTTATGAAGAGGCTTGCTGAAAAGGGACTAATTCACGAAGACAGAATCACGGTGACAATGAAGAAAGTTAAGGAGCTACTTGAGAAAGCCTTTGTTGCTAGGAATGATGTGATAAGGCCTATTACCGATCCCTACCATCCAAGGGGAGGAATAATGATCCTAAGGGGATCGCTAGCGCCAGAGGGAGCAGTCATAAAGATATCAGCGGTCAGCGGGATAGAGCACTTTGAGGGAACTGCAAAAGTTTACGACAGTGAAGAAGATGCAACGAGGGCAATACTTGGAGGTGAAATTGAAAAGGGAGACGTGGTTGTTATCAGATATGAGGGACCAAAGGGTGGCCCAGGTATGAGGGAAATGCTAACACCAACATCGGCAATAGCGGGAATGGGCCTTGATAGGGACGTTGCCCTAATAACGGATGGAAGGTTCTCAGGAGCAACGAGAGGAATTTCAATAGGTCACGTATCACCAGAGGCCGCCGAGGGAGGGCCAATAGCGCTTGTAGAGAATGGAGACATTATAAGAATTGATTTAAAAGCCAAAAGGGTGGATTTGCTTGTTGACGAGGAGGAACTTGAAAGAAGAAGGAGAGAGTGGAAGCCAAAGATGAAACCTCTCAAAGGGTATCTGAAAAGGTATTCTCTCCTTGTGACATCTTCTAATACGGGGGCCGTGTATAGAGAGTAA
- the mpgS gene encoding mannosyl-3-phosphoglycerate synthase produces the protein MLLEAPVYKEIFGAVTIYELQKVIKMDTETEEVPIYTITNIPREKIYDTLGRMAVVVPMKNEKLHLVDGVLKAIPHKCPIIIVSNSKREGPNRYKMEVDLVRHFYNLTHSKVIMVHQKDPGLARAFKEVGYTDILDEKGNIRSGKGEGMLIGILLAKAIGAEYVGFVDADNYIPGSVNEYVKDYAAGFLMSESDYAMVRLHWRHKPKVTKGTLYFKKWGRVSEITNHYLNMLISEQTAFETTIMVTGNAGEHAMTMKLAEMLPFSTGYSIEPYEVVYLLERFGKWEGVEEFKDVFDQGIEIFQIETLNPHFHEDKGQEHVKEMILLSLATIYHSKLASESLKRRILSDLIEHGILKEGEEPPKPRVMRPIKDIPIKEWMEIVEDNAETLLRFEI, from the coding sequence ATGCTTCTGGAAGCTCCTGTTTACAAGGAAATCTTTGGAGCTGTAACAATATATGAACTCCAAAAAGTCATAAAGATGGACACTGAGACTGAAGAAGTCCCAATATATACAATTACTAACATCCCTAGGGAGAAAATATATGATACACTTGGGAGAATGGCAGTTGTAGTCCCAATGAAGAATGAGAAGCTTCACCTTGTTGACGGCGTTCTTAAGGCTATTCCCCATAAGTGTCCAATAATCATAGTCTCAAACAGCAAAAGAGAGGGTCCCAACAGATACAAGATGGAAGTTGATTTAGTAAGGCATTTTTACAATTTAACACACTCTAAAGTTATAATGGTTCATCAGAAGGATCCTGGACTAGCAAGGGCATTTAAGGAGGTGGGATATACGGATATTCTTGATGAAAAGGGTAACATCAGAAGCGGTAAAGGAGAAGGAATGCTTATAGGAATACTTTTAGCAAAGGCTATTGGGGCTGAGTATGTTGGGTTCGTGGATGCAGATAACTACATTCCTGGCTCTGTCAACGAGTATGTGAAGGATTACGCTGCGGGCTTTCTAATGAGCGAGAGCGACTATGCAATGGTCAGACTTCACTGGAGGCACAAGCCAAAGGTGACAAAGGGAACTTTGTACTTCAAAAAGTGGGGAAGAGTCAGCGAGATAACGAACCATTATCTTAACATGCTTATAAGCGAGCAGACAGCATTTGAGACTACTATCATGGTTACTGGCAATGCCGGAGAGCACGCGATGACAATGAAACTTGCCGAAATGCTCCCGTTCTCTACTGGATACTCCATTGAGCCTTACGAAGTAGTCTACCTTTTAGAAAGGTTTGGAAAATGGGAAGGGGTCGAAGAGTTCAAGGATGTGTTTGATCAGGGGATTGAAATATTCCAGATAGAAACATTGAATCCACACTTCCACGAGGATAAGGGACAGGAGCATGTTAAAGAGATGATACTTCTAAGCTTAGCAACGATATATCATTCCAAGCTGGCATCTGAAAGTTTGAAGAGAAGAATTCTTAGCGATCTCATAGAGCATGGGATTCTAAAAGAGGGAGAGGAGCCACCGAAGCCTAGAGTAATGAGACCCATAAAGGACATCCCAATTAAAGAGTGGATGGAGATAGTTGAGGACAATGCAGAAACACTCCTGAGGTTTGAGATATGA
- the mpgP gene encoding mannosyl-3-phosphoglycerate phosphatase — translation MIRIIFLDLDKTLLPEYDPDPARPIIEELKRRGYEIIFNSSKTRAEQEYYRKALDIKTPFITENGSAIYIPKGYFPFKVEGRETEKHIVIELGTRVEMIRSELRKLESSYGLKYYGNSTKEEIAEFTKMPLDLVPLAMEREYSETIFTWAKEGWQEILKGRGFNVTMGSRFYSVHGNSNKGKAAQVVLDMYRRIGRIISYAVGDGENDFPMFDVVDRAFLIGKLRHEKAENVSSIEEVLEVIE, via the coding sequence ATGATTAGAATTATATTTCTTGATCTTGACAAAACATTACTTCCGGAATATGATCCAGATCCTGCAAGACCCATAATTGAGGAACTTAAGAGGAGGGGATATGAGATAATTTTTAACTCTTCAAAAACTAGGGCGGAACAAGAATATTATAGGAAAGCTCTGGACATCAAGACTCCCTTCATAACGGAAAACGGAAGTGCAATATACATTCCTAAGGGATACTTCCCATTTAAGGTGGAAGGGAGAGAAACGGAAAAGCATATTGTCATAGAGCTTGGGACGAGAGTTGAGATGATAAGAAGCGAGCTAAGAAAACTTGAGAGTAGTTATGGTCTTAAGTATTATGGCAACTCTACTAAAGAAGAAATTGCAGAATTTACAAAAATGCCCCTAGATTTAGTCCCCCTAGCAATGGAGAGGGAATATAGTGAGACAATTTTTACATGGGCCAAAGAGGGATGGCAAGAGATCTTAAAAGGCAGGGGGTTTAATGTTACAATGGGTAGCAGATTTTACTCAGTTCACGGAAACTCAAACAAGGGAAAAGCCGCCCAGGTAGTTCTAGATATGTATAGAAGAATAGGAAGAATTATCAGCTATGCAGTAGGGGACGGAGAGAATGACTTTCCTATGTTTGATGTAGTGGATAGGGCGTTTTTGATAGGTAAGCTTAGGCATGAAAAAGCTGAAAATGTTTCGTCAATTGAAGAAGTTTTGGAGGTGATAGAATGA
- a CDS encoding mannose-1-phosphate guanylyltransferase/mannose-6-phosphate isomerase, protein MKTLILAGGKGTRLWPLSRELLPKQFIKVFTDRSLFQRTVERALLFSKPKEIFIVTNKEYKFRVFDDLNEIGINIPEENVLLEPIGKNTLPAIYWGLKTIEDYFGDSVVAVLPSDHAIEVNDEYIEAFRKAEKLAEKYLVTFGIKPTRPHTGYGYIKPGEKISIDGKFMGYLVDEFKEKPDLETAKRYVESGYYWNSGMFMFRTSVFMEEAKKHSPEIVRAFEDGKNIEEVYELAPEISVDYGIMEKTEKAAVVPLNTYWNDLGSFDAVYEALEKDESGNAVRVSGFKAKYINIDSKNNLILTERLTATVGVKDLIIVDTGDALLVAKRGETQKVKEVYRRLKEENDERAIVHRTAYRPWGSYTVLEEGERYKIKRITVLPGKKLSLQLHYHRSEHWVVVRGTAKVRVGDKEFILRPGESTFIPAGVVHRLENPGKVVLEVIETQIGEYLGEDDIVRLQDDYGRD, encoded by the coding sequence ATGAAAACGCTGATACTTGCTGGAGGTAAGGGGACTAGATTATGGCCCCTAAGCAGAGAACTTCTTCCAAAGCAGTTCATAAAAGTATTTACAGACAGATCCCTATTTCAGAGAACAGTTGAGAGGGCTCTTCTATTTTCAAAGCCGAAGGAGATATTTATAGTAACAAATAAGGAGTACAAGTTCAGGGTTTTTGATGATCTTAATGAAATCGGGATTAACATCCCCGAAGAAAACGTGCTCTTAGAGCCAATTGGCAAGAATACTCTTCCAGCAATTTACTGGGGCCTTAAGACGATAGAAGATTACTTCGGTGATTCAGTTGTTGCAGTCCTCCCCAGCGACCATGCAATTGAGGTGAATGATGAGTACATAGAAGCCTTCAGGAAGGCGGAAAAGCTTGCCGAAAAGTACTTGGTAACTTTCGGAATAAAGCCCACAAGGCCTCACACAGGCTATGGATACATAAAACCCGGAGAAAAGATAAGTATCGATGGGAAGTTCATGGGTTATTTGGTTGACGAGTTCAAGGAGAAACCAGACTTAGAAACGGCAAAGAGATATGTGGAGAGTGGATATTATTGGAACAGCGGAATGTTCATGTTTAGAACCTCTGTTTTCATGGAAGAAGCCAAAAAGCACTCTCCAGAGATAGTTAGAGCATTTGAGGATGGAAAAAACATAGAAGAGGTTTATGAGCTTGCACCGGAGATTAGTGTTGATTATGGAATTATGGAAAAAACTGAAAAAGCCGCCGTCGTGCCTCTAAACACATACTGGAATGATTTGGGAAGCTTTGACGCAGTATATGAGGCTTTAGAAAAAGATGAAAGTGGTAATGCCGTCAGGGTTAGTGGATTTAAGGCTAAGTACATAAACATTGACTCAAAGAACAACCTTATTTTAACGGAGAGGCTAACGGCAACCGTTGGAGTTAAAGATCTGATAATAGTCGATACAGGCGATGCACTTCTAGTTGCAAAGAGGGGAGAAACCCAAAAAGTCAAGGAAGTCTACAGGAGGCTTAAGGAGGAAAATGACGAGAGAGCAATAGTGCACAGAACCGCATACAGGCCGTGGGGAAGCTATACGGTTTTAGAGGAAGGGGAGAGGTACAAAATAAAGAGAATAACTGTATTACCTGGGAAGAAGCTTTCTCTCCAGCTGCACTATCACAGGAGTGAGCACTGGGTAGTTGTTAGGGGCACTGCTAAGGTTAGGGTTGGGGACAAGGAGTTCATTCTGAGGCCTGGAGAGAGCACCTTTATTCCGGCAGGAGTCGTGCATAGGCTGGAGAACCCAGGAAAAGTAGTTTTGGAAGTAATTGAAACCCAAATAGGAGAATATCTTGGGGAGGATGACATAGTCAGGCTTCAAGACGACTACGGAAGGGACTAG
- the glmM gene encoding phosphoglucosamine mutase — translation MGKLFGTFGVRGIANEKITPEFAMKIGMAFGTMLKREGRKKPVVVVGRDTRVSGEMLKNALISGLLSVGCDVIDVGIAPTPAVQWATKYFNADGGAVITASHNPPEYNGIKLLEPNGMGLKKEREAIVEELFFKEDFDRAKWYEIGEVRREDIIKPYIEAIKSKVDVEAIKKRRPFVVVDTSNGAGSLTLPYLLRELGCKVVSVNAHPDGHFPARNPEPNEENLRGFMEIVKALGADFGVAQDGDADRAVFIDEKGRFIQGDKTFALVADAVLRENGGGLLVTTVATSNLLDDIAKRNNAKVLRTKVGDLIVARALLEHNGTIGGEENGGVIFPDHVLGRDGAMTVAKIVEIFAKSGKKFSELIDELPEYYQIKTKRHVEGDRYKIVNKVAEMAKERGYTVDTTDGAKIIFEDGWVLVRASGTEPIIRIFSEAKSEEKAEEYLNLGLELLEKALEA, via the coding sequence ATGGGGAAGCTCTTTGGAACGTTTGGAGTGAGGGGGATAGCAAACGAAAAGATAACCCCAGAATTCGCCATGAAGATTGGGATGGCATTTGGGACAATGCTAAAAAGAGAGGGAAGGAAAAAGCCGGTAGTGGTTGTTGGTAGAGATACAAGAGTCAGTGGGGAAATGCTCAAAAATGCCTTGATAAGTGGCCTCCTCAGCGTTGGCTGTGATGTAATAGATGTTGGCATAGCTCCCACACCGGCAGTTCAATGGGCAACCAAATATTTCAACGCAGACGGTGGAGCTGTTATCACGGCCTCTCATAATCCTCCGGAGTACAACGGAATAAAGCTTTTGGAACCTAATGGGATGGGGCTGAAGAAAGAGAGGGAAGCAATTGTTGAGGAACTCTTCTTTAAAGAAGACTTCGATAGGGCTAAGTGGTATGAAATTGGAGAAGTTAGAAGAGAGGACATAATAAAGCCCTATATCGAGGCTATAAAGAGCAAAGTCGATGTTGAAGCGATAAAGAAAAGAAGACCCTTTGTGGTTGTTGACACGTCTAACGGTGCTGGAAGCTTGACTCTACCCTATCTGCTCAGAGAACTTGGATGTAAAGTTGTGAGCGTTAACGCTCACCCAGATGGACATTTCCCAGCAAGAAATCCTGAACCGAATGAAGAAAACTTGAGAGGATTTATGGAGATCGTTAAGGCGCTTGGAGCCGACTTTGGAGTGGCCCAGGACGGAGATGCAGATAGGGCAGTTTTCATTGATGAAAAGGGCAGGTTTATCCAAGGGGATAAAACATTTGCCTTGGTTGCAGATGCTGTTCTCAGAGAAAATGGAGGGGGTCTTCTGGTAACTACAGTTGCTACCTCTAACCTTCTTGACGACATAGCTAAAAGAAACAATGCGAAAGTTCTCAGAACTAAGGTTGGAGATCTAATCGTTGCAAGGGCTCTTCTTGAGCACAACGGGACCATAGGAGGTGAAGAAAACGGTGGAGTAATATTCCCAGACCATGTTCTTGGAAGGGATGGAGCAATGACCGTGGCAAAGATAGTTGAGATATTCGCAAAGAGCGGGAAGAAGTTCAGTGAGCTTATAGATGAGTTGCCTGAATATTATCAAATAAAGACCAAGAGGCATGTAGAGGGGGACAGGTACAAAATTGTCAACAAAGTTGCTGAAATGGCAAAAGAGAGAGGTTATACTGTAGATACTACTGATGGTGCAAAGATAATATTCGAAGATGGGTGGGTTCTGGTTAGGGCAAGTGGAACTGAGCCAATAATAAGAATATTCAGCGAAGCAAAGAGCGAGGAAAAGGCGGAAGAGTATCTAAACTTAGGATTAGAGCTTCTTGAAAAAGCCCTAGAGGCCTGA
- a CDS encoding IGHMBP2 family helicase, giving the protein MSLIGFINKLKELVEIEREAEIEAMRLEMRRLSGIERERVGRAILNLNGKIIGEELGYFLVKYGRNKEIKTEISVGDLVVISKRDPLKSDLVGTVVEKGKRFITVALETVPEWALRNVRIDLYANDITFKRWLENLETIKRAGKRALKFYLGIEEPSEGEEIKFEPFDKSLNSAQKKAISRALGSEDFFLIHGPFGTGKTRALVELIRQEIKRGNKVLATAESNVAVDNLVERLAREGVKIVRVGHPSRVSRELHETTLAYLITQHELYGELRDLRVVGQSLAEKRDTYTKPTPRFRRGLSDEEIIRLAERGRGARGLSARLIKEMAEWIKLNKQVQKAFEEARKLEERIARDIIREADVVLTTNSSAALEVVDYAKYDVAIVDEATQSTIPSILIPLNKVDRFILAGDHKQLPPTILSLEAQELSKTLFEGLIERYPWKSEMLTIQYRMNERIMEFPSKEFYGGKIKAHESVKNITLADLGIKIEEENWKEVLDPKTVLVFIDTSKLENKWERQRRGSESRENPLEAKIVAKIVKKLLNAGVKPEWIGVITPYDDQRDLISMSVPEEVEVKTVDGYQGREKEVIILSFVRSNKKGEIGFLKDLRRLNVSLTRAKRKLIMVGDSSTLSSHETYKRMIEHVRKYGRIIEAEEIIKLSESSGL; this is encoded by the coding sequence ATGAGCCTTATTGGTTTTATAAACAAGCTTAAGGAACTTGTTGAAATCGAGAGAGAAGCTGAAATCGAGGCAATGAGGTTAGAGATGAGAAGGCTTAGCGGAATTGAGAGAGAAAGAGTTGGGAGAGCAATACTAAATCTCAATGGAAAGATCATTGGAGAAGAGCTCGGATACTTTCTAGTCAAGTACGGCAGGAATAAAGAGATAAAAACGGAGATAAGTGTGGGAGATTTAGTAGTAATAAGCAAGAGAGATCCCCTAAAAAGTGATCTAGTAGGAACGGTCGTCGAAAAAGGCAAGAGGTTCATTACAGTTGCACTAGAAACAGTTCCAGAATGGGCACTGAGGAATGTTAGGATAGACTTATACGCAAACGACATAACTTTCAAGCGGTGGCTTGAAAACCTCGAAACAATTAAACGGGCTGGAAAAAGAGCCCTGAAGTTCTATCTCGGGATTGAAGAACCCTCAGAAGGTGAAGAGATTAAATTTGAGCCTTTTGACAAGAGTTTAAATTCAGCTCAGAAGAAGGCAATCTCCAGAGCTCTTGGAAGTGAGGACTTTTTCCTGATCCATGGACCCTTTGGAACAGGGAAAACGAGAGCGTTAGTGGAACTAATAAGACAGGAAATAAAAAGAGGGAACAAAGTTCTAGCAACAGCCGAAAGCAATGTAGCTGTTGATAATCTAGTTGAGAGACTTGCAAGGGAAGGGGTAAAGATAGTAAGGGTTGGTCATCCAAGTAGAGTATCTAGAGAGCTACACGAAACAACACTCGCCTACTTAATAACTCAACACGAACTCTATGGAGAACTGAGAGATCTCAGAGTCGTTGGACAAAGTTTAGCCGAGAAAAGGGACACGTATACAAAGCCAACACCCAGGTTCAGGAGAGGGCTTAGTGATGAGGAGATAATAAGACTTGCAGAGAGAGGAAGGGGAGCTAGGGGCCTCTCTGCGAGATTAATAAAGGAAATGGCAGAATGGATCAAACTTAATAAACAGGTGCAAAAAGCCTTTGAAGAGGCAAGAAAGCTTGAAGAGCGAATAGCCAGGGACATAATTAGGGAAGCAGATGTAGTTCTGACAACAAACTCGTCAGCTGCCTTGGAAGTTGTTGACTACGCAAAGTACGATGTTGCAATAGTAGATGAGGCAACTCAATCAACAATTCCAAGCATACTAATCCCTCTAAACAAGGTAGATAGGTTCATCCTAGCCGGCGATCACAAGCAATTACCCCCAACGATTCTAAGTCTAGAAGCCCAGGAACTTTCAAAGACACTATTCGAAGGGTTGATAGAGAGATACCCATGGAAGAGCGAAATGCTGACTATTCAGTACAGAATGAATGAGAGAATAATGGAATTCCCAAGTAAGGAGTTCTATGGAGGGAAAATAAAAGCCCATGAAAGTGTAAAGAATATAACCTTAGCAGATTTAGGCATCAAAATTGAAGAAGAAAACTGGAAAGAAGTACTAGACCCGAAAACTGTCCTGGTTTTTATCGATACTTCAAAACTTGAAAATAAATGGGAAAGGCAGAGGAGAGGGAGTGAGAGCAGGGAAAATCCACTCGAGGCCAAGATAGTTGCAAAAATCGTGAAAAAGTTACTGAATGCTGGAGTTAAGCCAGAATGGATCGGAGTTATAACACCATATGATGACCAGAGAGATCTGATTAGTATGAGCGTTCCAGAAGAAGTTGAGGTTAAAACCGTTGATGGGTATCAAGGAAGGGAAAAGGAAGTTATAATACTCTCATTTGTCAGATCAAATAAAAAGGGGGAGATAGGATTTCTGAAAGATTTGAGAAGGTTAAATGTTTCTCTAACAAGGGCCAAGAGAAAGCTTATAATGGTTGGTGATTCTTCCACATTGTCTTCTCATGAAACTTACAAGCGGATGATAGAGCACGTTAGGAAGTATGGAAGGATAATTGAGGCAGAGGAAATAATTAAATTAAGTGAAAGTTCAGGCCTCTAG
- the hypF gene encoding carbamoyltransferase HypF, protein MKAYKIHVQGIVQAVGFRPFVYRIAHAHNLRGYVRNLGDAGVEIVVEGKEEDIKAFLSDLYNKKPPLAKIERVERREIEPQGFDRFYIEKSSNESRGEGDSIIPPDIAICEDCLRELFDPNDKRFMYPFIVCTNCGPRFTIIEDLPYDRENTAMREFPMCDFCRSEYEDPLNRRYHAEPVACPTCGPSYRLYTNTGEEIIGDPLRKAAKFIDRGYIVAIKGIGGIHLACDARREDVIAELRKRLFRPQKPFAIMAKDLETIRTFAYIAPEEEEELTSYRRPIVALRKKEPFPLPENLAPGLHTIGVMLPYAGTHYILFHWSKTPVYVMTSANFPGMPMIKDNEEAFEKLKDVADYLLLHNRRILNRADDSVVRFVDGKRAVIRRSRGFVPLPIEIPFEYKGIAMGAELMNAFGVVKGNRVYPSQYIGNTSKVEVLEFMKDAISHFKKILRVGDFDIVITDLHPTYNTTKLGMELAKELDAELLQVQHHYAHVASVMAEHNLDEVVGIALDGVGYGGDGKTWGGEVIYVSYEDVERLAHIEYYPLPGGDLASYYPLRALIGILSKVMDIEDVRNTIKKYCPNAVSSLKYGEVEFNVIFNQLAREINVAYASSTGRVLDAFAVLLNVAYRRHYEGEPAMKLESFAFRGKNDLKLRLQVEGEEIKVTELFEEVLNIIERANPADIAYSIHLSLARTFAEIAVEKAREFGAKAITLSGGVAYNELITKTIRKIVEASGLKFHTTYEVPRGDNGINVGQAFLGGLYLEGYISSEDLMI, encoded by the coding sequence ATGAAAGCCTATAAAATTCATGTCCAAGGAATAGTCCAAGCCGTAGGTTTTAGACCCTTTGTGTATAGAATAGCTCACGCTCATAATCTGAGAGGATACGTAAGAAATCTTGGAGATGCTGGAGTTGAAATAGTTGTTGAGGGAAAAGAGGAGGATATAAAAGCGTTTCTATCTGATCTTTATAACAAAAAGCCACCACTCGCCAAAATTGAAAGAGTTGAGAGAAGAGAAATTGAACCCCAGGGGTTTGACAGATTTTATATAGAGAAAAGCTCCAATGAGAGCAGAGGGGAAGGGGATTCTATAATACCCCCAGACATAGCAATCTGCGAAGACTGTCTGAGAGAACTTTTCGATCCGAATGATAAGAGATTCATGTATCCATTTATAGTGTGTACAAACTGTGGCCCAAGATTTACCATTATTGAAGATCTTCCATACGATAGGGAAAACACCGCAATGAGAGAATTTCCAATGTGCGATTTCTGTAGGAGTGAATATGAAGATCCCCTAAACAGAAGATACCACGCTGAACCTGTGGCCTGCCCAACATGTGGGCCCAGCTACAGGCTATACACCAACACCGGTGAGGAAATTATAGGGGATCCACTCAGAAAAGCTGCGAAATTCATAGACAGAGGATACATAGTAGCCATAAAGGGGATAGGTGGAATACATCTGGCCTGTGATGCAAGAAGGGAAGATGTTATTGCCGAGCTCAGAAAAAGATTGTTCAGACCACAGAAACCCTTTGCAATAATGGCCAAAGACCTTGAAACTATTAGGACATTTGCATATATAGCTCCTGAGGAAGAAGAAGAGTTAACGAGCTACAGGAGACCAATAGTAGCCTTAAGGAAAAAAGAACCCTTCCCCCTCCCAGAGAACCTCGCCCCTGGACTCCACACAATAGGGGTTATGCTTCCATATGCTGGAACACACTATATTCTGTTCCACTGGAGCAAAACACCGGTCTACGTGATGACTTCTGCAAACTTTCCAGGTATGCCAATGATAAAGGACAATGAAGAAGCTTTTGAAAAGCTGAAGGACGTTGCCGACTATCTTCTCCTTCACAACAGGAGGATTCTAAATAGGGCCGATGATAGTGTCGTGAGATTTGTTGATGGGAAGAGAGCCGTTATAAGGAGAAGCAGAGGGTTCGTTCCCCTTCCAATTGAGATACCTTTTGAATATAAGGGAATAGCCATGGGAGCAGAGTTAATGAACGCTTTTGGCGTAGTGAAGGGTAATAGAGTGTACCCAAGCCAATACATTGGAAACACATCAAAAGTAGAGGTTCTCGAGTTTATGAAGGATGCAATTTCCCATTTCAAAAAGATACTGAGGGTTGGAGATTTTGATATAGTGATAACTGATCTTCATCCTACGTATAATACAACAAAACTAGGAATGGAACTTGCAAAAGAGCTCGATGCAGAGCTCCTGCAAGTCCAACACCACTACGCTCATGTGGCCTCGGTCATGGCCGAGCACAATCTAGACGAAGTTGTGGGCATAGCCCTAGATGGAGTTGGATATGGGGGCGATGGAAAAACGTGGGGTGGGGAAGTTATTTACGTGAGCTATGAAGATGTTGAAAGACTAGCACATATAGAGTATTATCCACTACCCGGAGGAGACCTAGCAAGCTATTACCCACTCCGAGCTCTTATTGGAATATTAAGCAAGGTAATGGATATAGAAGACGTGAGAAACACTATTAAGAAGTACTGCCCCAATGCAGTAAGCTCACTTAAGTATGGGGAAGTTGAGTTCAATGTTATATTCAACCAGCTCGCCAGGGAGATAAATGTTGCATATGCATCTTCCACTGGGAGGGTCTTAGATGCATTTGCCGTTCTACTTAATGTCGCATACAGGAGGCACTACGAGGGAGAACCAGCCATGAAGCTAGAAAGCTTTGCATTCAGGGGAAAGAACGATCTCAAGTTAAGGTTACAGGTGGAAGGGGAGGAAATAAAGGTAACAGAACTTTTTGAAGAGGTTCTAAATATTATTGAGAGAGCAAACCCAGCAGATATCGCATATTCCATTCACCTTTCGCTAGCAAGAACGTTTGCTGAGATTGCTGTAGAAAAGGCAAGAGAATTTGGAGCAAAGGCAATAACCCTAAGCGGTGGGGTTGCATATAACGAGCTTATAACGAAAACCATAAGGAAAATTGTGGAAGCAAGTGGATTGAAATTCCACACTACATATGAAGTACCCAGGGGAGACAATGGGATAAATGTTGGCCAAGCATTTCTCGGAGGATTATATCTGGAAGGATACATAAGTAGTGAAGACTTAATGATCTAA